In a single window of the Bacillus mycoides genome:
- a CDS encoding ABC transporter permease: MNFRQLALNNVKGNWRNYKAFLISSCLSIVVFFMYASFIYHPDVVSGNISMKTMITKGLESMNYIVVIFSALFILYANSTFLRARKKEFGLLTLIGGTKSQLGRMIILEQLMLGSIAIVVGIGIGMLCSKLFFQALSVLLKIDKTLPLVWNGKAVLITVGIYFVLFLILSLFSVWTVGRLQIIDLLREARKQKVEPFAFTWLGVVGIGCIIAAYILCFQVTIMNFIMYFLPIVGLTIGGTYLLFTQGSTVVLKALQKRKQSFYTYPNMFVLSNLIYKMKDNARFLFVISIITAVVSSAVGTLYVYFENMSAKTIELTPHAISYEEKGLNTHSLINEEKEQEIVKKHGFEDARKVIYVKLPATQKIMLFNSEREVPMTIISEKEYNAEVREQKKEQITEVHNAPGSATMVMVDAANELMKIDRTKPYEFTINGQKQSAQLNEPTSYSVFNDSEYLIVNDQDFEKYEKLVPDEEKTKYYGYYIEDWKSTEDLVLDLKKEIAPEKQGELRNAVFAYKDIREGGAITMFIGFFVAVLFFFFACSMTYFKWFNDKEQDRIQFKSLKRIGMTDKEIRKIAIRQMGVIFFIPILIGTIHSGFALHTLGKMLYIDLWKSGAIVIGAYILASTIYFMIAQRGYLKHVKS, encoded by the coding sequence ATGAACTTTCGCCAGCTCGCGCTTAATAATGTAAAAGGAAATTGGCGTAATTATAAAGCGTTTCTTATTAGTAGTTGTTTATCGATTGTCGTATTTTTCATGTATGCTTCCTTCATTTATCATCCAGATGTCGTAAGCGGTAATATTAGTATGAAGACGATGATTACAAAAGGGTTAGAATCGATGAATTATATTGTAGTCATCTTCTCAGCACTCTTTATTTTATATGCGAATTCAACGTTTTTACGAGCAAGAAAAAAAGAATTTGGCTTATTAACGTTAATAGGTGGAACAAAGTCTCAGCTCGGCCGAATGATTATATTAGAGCAACTGATGTTAGGGAGTATTGCCATTGTAGTAGGTATTGGGATTGGAATGCTTTGTTCAAAACTTTTCTTCCAAGCACTCAGTGTCTTACTAAAAATTGATAAAACACTGCCGCTTGTGTGGAATGGAAAAGCAGTTCTTATTACAGTTGGCATATACTTTGTCCTCTTTTTAATACTATCATTGTTTAGTGTTTGGACAGTAGGCCGCTTGCAAATTATTGATTTATTAAGAGAGGCAAGAAAACAAAAAGTAGAACCTTTTGCATTTACATGGTTAGGGGTAGTTGGTATAGGCTGTATTATTGCTGCGTATATACTTTGTTTCCAAGTAACAATTATGAATTTCATTATGTATTTCTTACCAATTGTCGGACTGACGATTGGCGGAACGTATTTACTATTTACGCAAGGAAGTACAGTCGTATTAAAGGCATTGCAAAAACGAAAACAATCTTTTTATACGTATCCCAATATGTTTGTACTTAGCAATCTTATTTATAAAATGAAAGATAATGCTCGTTTTCTATTTGTTATTTCTATTATTACGGCGGTTGTTTCTTCAGCGGTTGGTACGCTTTATGTATATTTTGAAAATATGAGTGCAAAAACGATAGAGCTTACACCGCATGCTATTTCATATGAGGAAAAGGGACTAAATACGCATAGCCTGATTAATGAAGAAAAAGAACAAGAGATTGTAAAAAAACATGGGTTTGAAGATGCACGAAAAGTAATTTACGTAAAACTACCTGCAACACAGAAAATAATGTTGTTTAACAGTGAACGTGAAGTACCAATGACGATTATTTCAGAAAAAGAATATAACGCGGAAGTACGTGAACAAAAGAAAGAGCAAATTACAGAGGTTCATAATGCACCAGGTAGTGCGACGATGGTTATGGTTGATGCAGCAAATGAACTTATGAAGATAGATCGTACGAAACCGTATGAATTTACAATCAACGGACAAAAGCAGTCTGCTCAATTAAATGAGCCAACGTCATATTCTGTTTTTAATGATAGCGAATATCTCATTGTGAATGATCAAGATTTTGAGAAATACGAAAAGCTCGTACCAGATGAAGAAAAGACGAAATATTATGGTTATTATATTGAAGACTGGAAAAGTACGGAAGACCTTGTGCTAGATTTGAAAAAGGAAATTGCACCAGAAAAGCAAGGGGAATTGAGAAACGCAGTGTTCGCTTATAAAGATATAAGAGAAGGTGGAGCAATTACAATGTTCATCGGCTTCTTCGTAGCAGTACTGTTCTTCTTCTTTGCTTGTAGCATGACATACTTTAAATGGTTTAATGATAAAGAACAAGATCGTATTCAATTTAAGTCATTAAAAAGAATTGGTATGACAGATAAAGAAATTCGTAAAATTGCAATTCGTCAGATGGGTGTTATCTTCTTTATCCCAATTTTAATCGGTACAATTCATAGTGGATTTGCTCTTCATACGTTAGGAAAAATGCTTTATATTGATTTGTGGAAATCAGGTGCGATAGTAATTGGAGCATATATTTTAGCTTCTACAATTTACTTTATGATTGCGCAAAGAGGATATTTAAAACACGTAAAAAGCTAG
- a CDS encoding ABC transporter permease, with protein sequence MNIRQLALQNIKGNWRNYKVFFLSSCFAILASYAYMSVIVHPYMQETMWYQNVRWGLIICNVIIISFFVIFILYSTSIFIEARKKELGLYMLMGATKSNVIGVIMTEQILIGIFANIFGIGLGMISLKLFFMVFSMLLHLPKELPVIFDMRAIGVTFVTYMLVFVLLSFISALRIWNIKIIRLLKEFRTDKRERKTSKWLCLFGFACLGTGYALALQVTMTTIALYFFPVVILISFGTYFSFTHGATQILEVIKRNKRIMYTYPYLFIVNQLSHRMKENSRFFFLLSMATTFVVTATGTVFLYFSSMQDMWRGGGVHSFSYIEKGTSAHEVFEKDKVENLLHQYGYDDFQYMSFVGVYASFQSNKGETEVAPLIKESEYNQEARKQKQKTYHPKKGTVTLVYYNKRNHPNVYNQKEIQLQVINQTYQFAFNGQKEGVQFNYHPSHINGLFFVMNDEDFNSIANTITDSEKMIYRGYTLPNIENTKELNEALRKHMKQDANDAFRSNMELYVNMKEGGDITLFVGSFISILFFLTSCSIVYFKWFHNIASDRKQYGALSKLGMTKEEVWKISRWQLCMLFFAPIIVGSMHSAVALYTFHNTIFMDGSLRKVGLFILFYIAACIMYFFFAQREYRKHLD encoded by the coding sequence ATGAACATTCGGCAACTAGCGCTGCAAAATATAAAGGGAAATTGGCGTAATTATAAAGTGTTTTTCTTAAGTAGTTGTTTTGCCATATTAGCTTCTTATGCATACATGTCTGTCATTGTACATCCGTATATGCAAGAGACGATGTGGTATCAAAATGTACGCTGGGGGCTTATCATATGTAACGTTATAATTATTTCTTTTTTCGTCATATTTATTTTGTATTCTACTTCTATTTTCATAGAAGCACGTAAGAAAGAATTAGGGTTATATATGTTAATGGGAGCAACGAAATCTAACGTAATAGGAGTGATTATGACCGAGCAAATATTGATCGGAATTTTCGCTAATATTTTCGGTATTGGGCTTGGCATGATTTCTTTAAAACTCTTTTTTATGGTATTTAGTATGTTACTTCATCTTCCGAAAGAACTCCCTGTCATATTTGACATGAGAGCGATTGGTGTAACGTTTGTTACATATATGCTTGTCTTTGTTCTGTTATCTTTTATAAGTGCTTTACGTATATGGAATATAAAAATCATACGGTTATTAAAAGAATTTCGAACAGATAAACGAGAGAGGAAAACATCAAAGTGGCTTTGTTTATTCGGTTTTGCTTGTTTAGGGACGGGATATGCGTTAGCGCTACAAGTGACGATGACAACGATAGCATTATACTTTTTTCCGGTTGTTATACTCATTTCTTTTGGGACGTATTTTTCATTTACACATGGCGCTACACAAATATTAGAAGTGATAAAAAGAAATAAAAGGATTATGTATACATATCCGTATTTATTTATAGTGAATCAATTGTCACATCGAATGAAGGAAAATAGTCGCTTTTTCTTTCTGTTGTCTATGGCAACAACGTTTGTCGTTACGGCGACAGGTACGGTGTTCTTATATTTTTCTAGCATGCAAGATATGTGGCGTGGCGGAGGAGTACACTCATTTTCATACATAGAAAAAGGCACTTCTGCTCATGAAGTTTTCGAGAAAGACAAGGTTGAAAACTTATTACATCAATATGGATATGATGATTTTCAATATATGAGTTTTGTTGGAGTGTATGCATCTTTTCAGTCCAATAAGGGAGAAACAGAGGTAGCGCCGCTTATAAAGGAAAGTGAATACAATCAAGAGGCGAGAAAACAAAAACAGAAAACGTATCATCCTAAAAAAGGAACAGTTACACTTGTTTATTATAATAAACGCAATCATCCGAATGTATATAATCAAAAAGAGATTCAATTACAAGTAATAAATCAAACATATCAATTTGCATTTAACGGTCAGAAAGAAGGGGTACAATTTAACTATCACCCTTCGCACATTAATGGTCTGTTTTTTGTCATGAATGATGAAGATTTTAACAGTATAGCAAATACAATTACGGATTCTGAAAAAATGATATATAGAGGTTACACATTACCAAATATCGAAAATACGAAGGAATTAAACGAAGCTTTACGGAAACATATGAAACAAGATGCAAATGATGCATTTCGAAGTAATATGGAGTTATATGTGAATATGAAAGAAGGCGGTGATATTACTCTATTTGTAGGCTCATTCATTAGTATATTATTCTTCCTTACTTCATGTAGCATCGTATATTTTAAATGGTTTCATAATATTGCATCGGATCGTAAACAGTATGGTGCACTCTCTAAACTTGGGATGACAAAGGAAGAGGTGTGGAAGATTTCCCGTTGGCAATTGTGTATGCTATTTTTTGCGCCTATTATAGTAGGGAGTATGCATAGTGCAGTTGCGTTATATACGTTTCATAATACGATCTTTATGGACGGTTCATTAAGAAAAGTAGGCTTGTTTATTTTATTTTACATTGCTGCATGCATTATGTATTTCTTCTTCGCTCAAAGAGAATATAGGAAACATTTAGACTAG
- the pheA gene encoding prephenate dehydratase — translation MIRVGYLGPEATFTNMAVSRFFPEAEHVPYRTIPDCIDAAANENVDYAVVPLENAIEGSVNITVDYLVHEQPLSIVGEITVPIQQHLLVHPQYEGVWKEVYAVHSHPHAIAQCHKFLNEELKGVTVRDMTSTSAAAQYVKEHPEKKIAAIANEAAAEKYGLTIVRRDIHTHKNNHTRFLVLHKKKKAVLPNNGENRGEKTTLMITLPADYAGALYQVLSAFAWRKLNLSKIESRPMKTGLGNYFFLIDVDKAYDDVLLPGVTMELEALGFSVTVLGSYSSYWL, via the coding sequence ATGATTCGAGTAGGATATTTAGGACCAGAGGCAACATTTACAAATATGGCGGTGAGTCGTTTTTTTCCGGAAGCAGAGCATGTACCGTATCGAACGATTCCAGATTGTATTGATGCAGCTGCAAATGAAAATGTAGATTATGCGGTCGTACCGTTAGAGAACGCCATAGAAGGTTCAGTTAATATAACGGTTGATTATCTCGTACATGAGCAGCCACTTTCCATTGTAGGAGAAATTACAGTGCCAATTCAGCAACATTTACTCGTACACCCGCAGTACGAAGGAGTGTGGAAAGAAGTATACGCTGTACATTCTCATCCGCATGCCATTGCACAGTGCCATAAATTTTTAAATGAGGAATTAAAAGGGGTAACCGTTCGCGATATGACATCAACAAGCGCTGCTGCACAATATGTGAAAGAACATCCTGAAAAAAAAATTGCAGCTATTGCAAATGAAGCAGCGGCAGAAAAATACGGATTAACAATTGTAAGGCGTGATATTCATACGCATAAAAACAATCATACACGTTTCCTTGTTCTCCATAAGAAAAAGAAAGCAGTACTCCCAAATAACGGAGAAAACCGAGGAGAGAAAACGACGCTTATGATAACGTTACCTGCTGATTACGCAGGGGCACTATATCAAGTGTTATCAGCTTTCGCATGGAGAAAATTAAACTTATCCAAAATTGAATCGCGCCCGATGAAAACAGGCCTTGGAAATTACTTTTTCTTAATCGACGTCGACAAAGCATACGATGATGTATTATTGCCAGGCGTAACAATGGAACTTGAAGCACTCGGGTTTTCTGTTACTGTGCTGGGGAGTTATTCTTCTTATTGGTTGTAA
- a CDS encoding MOSC domain-containing protein, which yields MGIELVHFSTGKPKQMKYGEDKEMITGICKDPTEEAFLSKDGFRGDDVADLKHHGGPDRAVCVYPHEHYALWEEEFQTTLPASTFGENITVTNMLERDVCIGDTYQLGEAIIQVTQARVPCSTISKRVGIPGILPRIVATGYTGYLCRVLQEGTVRKDSKITLLERPSNNVSVLFSNEIYFHNRKDKDGIEKVLAVQELAEIWRGQLEDRLSKLK from the coding sequence ATGGGAATTGAACTCGTTCACTTTAGCACCGGTAAACCGAAACAAATGAAATATGGCGAAGATAAAGAAATGATAACAGGTATATGTAAAGATCCTACAGAAGAGGCCTTCCTCTCAAAAGACGGATTCCGTGGTGATGATGTAGCGGATTTAAAACACCACGGGGGACCTGATCGCGCAGTTTGTGTGTACCCACACGAGCATTACGCACTATGGGAAGAGGAATTTCAAACTACACTTCCAGCTTCCACATTTGGCGAAAACATTACCGTAACAAATATGTTAGAGCGTGATGTTTGCATCGGAGATACATATCAACTAGGCGAAGCAATCATTCAAGTAACACAAGCTCGCGTACCTTGTAGCACAATTTCAAAACGTGTCGGTATTCCTGGCATTTTACCACGCATTGTAGCAACTGGATATACTGGCTACTTATGCCGCGTTCTTCAAGAAGGTACTGTGCGTAAAGATTCTAAAATTACATTACTAGAGCGTCCATCAAACAATGTATCTGTTTTGTTCTCTAACGAAATTTATTTTCATAATAGGAAAGATAAAGATGGCATTGAGAAGGTTCTTGCTGTACAAGAACTAGCCGAGATTTGGCGTGGTCAGTTAGAGGATCGTCTTTCGAAGTTAAAATAA
- a CDS encoding transcription repressor NadR, which produces MKQNDQKKILGEERRQLILEWLLAANEPLSGNELSKKTNVSRQVIVQDISLLKARNEPIIATAQGYLYLKPQTRQQAFERVIVCQHKPAEVRQELTMLVDHGVTIKDVKVEHPVYGDLTASIMVSNRFDVEQYLQKIENTNASYLSQLTDGIHLHTIEADSKEKLDAACEALDRAGFLVY; this is translated from the coding sequence ATGAAACAAAATGATCAAAAAAAGATTTTAGGCGAAGAAAGACGACAACTCATCCTTGAGTGGCTTCTTGCTGCAAATGAACCGTTATCAGGGAATGAACTATCTAAAAAGACAAACGTAAGTAGGCAAGTTATCGTTCAAGACATTTCCTTACTAAAAGCACGAAATGAACCAATTATTGCGACTGCACAAGGGTATTTATATTTAAAGCCACAAACAAGACAACAAGCTTTTGAACGCGTAATCGTATGCCAACATAAACCGGCAGAAGTACGTCAAGAACTTACTATGTTAGTTGACCACGGCGTTACAATTAAAGACGTAAAAGTTGAGCATCCTGTATACGGCGACTTAACAGCATCGATTATGGTAAGTAATCGCTTCGATGTAGAGCAATATTTACAAAAAATCGAAAACACAAACGCTTCCTATCTTTCGCAACTGACAGATGGTATTCACTTACATACAATCGAAGCAGATTCTAAAGAGAAATTAGATGCTGCCTGTGAGGCACTAGACCGCGCTGGATTTCTCGTTTATTAA
- a CDS encoding IscS subfamily cysteine desulfurase yields MMIYLDYAATTPMSEEALETYIAAAKTYFGNEQSLHDIGGSASSLLQVCRETFAEMIGGKEQGVFFTSGGSESNYLAIQSLLNARNGKHIITTPMEHASIRSYFQSLQSQGYTITEIPVDKSGIIHLVDLEAAITEDTALASIQHGNSEIGTVQNITEIGALLKKYNVLFHSDCVQTFGKLPIDVKAMEIDSLSVSAHKIYGPKGVGACYINPQVRWEQVFPGTSHEKGFRPGTVNVPGIAAFLTAAEHILKNQKEESFRFKQLRFYFLEQLQTLPLEIEVKGHSTSCLPHIIGVTIKGIEGQYTMLECNRHGIAISTGSACQVGKQDPSKTMLAIGKTYEEAKQYVRFSFGHHTTKEQIDTTIHALHTIGNQFYRGVKS; encoded by the coding sequence ATGATGATATATCTAGATTATGCAGCGACAACACCTATGAGCGAAGAAGCTTTAGAAACATATATAGCAGCGGCAAAAACATATTTCGGAAATGAACAAAGTTTACACGATATCGGCGGAAGTGCATCATCTTTATTACAAGTTTGTAGAGAAACATTTGCAGAAATGATTGGGGGTAAGGAACAAGGTGTATTCTTTACAAGCGGCGGTTCAGAATCTAACTACCTTGCGATTCAATCCCTTCTAAATGCTAGAAATGGAAAGCACATTATTACGACACCTATGGAACACGCATCGATTCGAAGTTATTTTCAATCCTTACAATCGCAAGGTTATACTATTACTGAGATTCCTGTTGATAAAAGTGGGATAATTCATTTAGTAGATTTAGAAGCAGCTATTACAGAAGATACTGCTCTAGCAAGTATACAGCACGGAAACTCTGAAATCGGGACCGTTCAAAACATTACAGAGATCGGAGCACTTTTAAAAAAATATAATGTTTTATTTCATTCGGATTGTGTTCAAACGTTTGGTAAACTTCCAATAGACGTTAAAGCGATGGAGATTGATAGTCTTTCTGTTTCAGCCCATAAAATATACGGACCAAAAGGAGTTGGAGCTTGCTATATAAATCCGCAAGTTCGCTGGGAACAAGTATTTCCGGGAACTTCTCATGAAAAAGGCTTTCGCCCTGGTACAGTGAACGTTCCTGGAATCGCTGCTTTTTTAACAGCCGCAGAGCATATATTAAAGAATCAAAAGGAAGAGAGCTTTCGTTTTAAACAATTACGATTTTATTTTTTAGAGCAATTACAAACACTTCCTCTAGAAATTGAAGTGAAAGGACATTCTACTTCTTGTTTACCACATATTATTGGGGTTACAATAAAAGGAATAGAAGGTCAGTATACAATGTTAGAATGTAACCGTCATGGTATAGCCATTTCAACTGGAAGTGCTTGCCAAGTAGGTAAACAAGACCCTTCAAAAACAATGCTTGCAATTGGAAAAACGTATGAAGAGGCAAAACAATATGTCCGCTTTTCTTTCGGACATCACACAACGAAAGAACAAATTGATACAACTATTCATGCACTACACACAATTGGAAATCAATTTTATAGAGGTGTTAAATCATAA
- the nadB gene encoding L-aspartate oxidase: MPSADVLIIGSGVAALRVAKELCHEKNVIIITKKTGRNNNTHLAQGGIAAAVATYDDPSGHFEDTLVAGCHYNNEEAVRYLVEEGPKEISKLITNGMKFDGDEKGIHLGKEGAHRKRRILHAGGDATGKNLLEHLIQEVVPNVTVVEHEMVLDFIIENNKCIGALTRNSEGKLKRYYADNTVLASGGIGGLYAFTSNDETITGDGLAMIYRAGGELVDLEFVQFHPTMLYVDGRCCGLVSEAVRGEGAVLINGKGQRFMMDIHPGKDLAPRDVVARAIHEQLLAGEKVYLNIETIQNFEQRFPTVSSLCKKNGIDLKENSIPVVPGAHFHMGGVKTNCDGETSISNLYAVGEVACNGVHGANRLASNSLLEGLVFGRRIGKHILAKPAEERKNVPEERGKSFIALNDLPLKEEIQECMMKYVGIVRTEKNLSYAQRWFSRYGVRNMILQYDALTNEEITLINMLTVCELITVSALQREDSIGGHYRIDYPERNSVKKEIIRVRRKLQLV, translated from the coding sequence ATGCCAAGTGCAGATGTCTTGATTATTGGAAGTGGCGTTGCGGCGCTTCGTGTTGCGAAAGAGCTTTGTCACGAAAAGAATGTGATAATTATCACAAAAAAAACAGGACGTAATAATAATACACATTTAGCTCAAGGAGGAATTGCAGCAGCTGTTGCTACATATGACGATCCGAGTGGGCATTTTGAAGATACATTAGTGGCAGGTTGCCATTATAACAACGAAGAAGCAGTTCGTTATTTAGTTGAAGAGGGACCGAAAGAAATAAGTAAGCTTATTACGAATGGAATGAAATTTGATGGGGATGAAAAAGGGATCCACCTTGGTAAAGAAGGGGCGCATCGAAAACGGCGCATTTTACATGCCGGAGGAGATGCAACTGGTAAAAATCTATTAGAGCATTTAATACAAGAAGTAGTTCCGAACGTTACTGTCGTTGAGCATGAAATGGTGCTCGATTTCATTATAGAAAATAATAAATGCATAGGAGCTTTAACGCGAAATAGTGAAGGGAAGCTGAAGCGTTACTATGCTGATAATACGGTGTTAGCATCAGGAGGGATAGGTGGTTTGTACGCCTTTACATCGAATGATGAGACAATTACAGGCGATGGACTTGCGATGATATATCGAGCTGGGGGGGAACTTGTTGATTTAGAATTTGTACAATTTCATCCGACGATGTTATACGTGGACGGGCGATGTTGTGGTCTCGTTTCTGAAGCAGTCCGTGGTGAAGGAGCTGTCCTTATAAATGGAAAAGGACAGCGTTTTATGATGGATATACATCCCGGGAAAGATCTCGCACCGCGTGATGTAGTGGCAAGGGCTATTCATGAACAACTTCTTGCAGGTGAAAAAGTGTACTTAAACATCGAAACCATTCAAAACTTTGAACAACGTTTTCCGACCGTCTCATCATTATGTAAAAAGAATGGTATTGATTTAAAAGAAAATTCTATTCCGGTCGTACCGGGCGCTCATTTTCATATGGGCGGCGTGAAGACGAATTGTGACGGAGAGACGTCCATTTCAAACTTATATGCGGTCGGTGAAGTGGCTTGTAATGGAGTTCATGGTGCGAATAGATTGGCGAGTAATTCATTATTAGAAGGTCTTGTGTTTGGAAGACGAATAGGAAAACACATTTTAGCTAAGCCAGCAGAGGAAAGAAAAAATGTGCCGGAAGAGAGAGGGAAAAGTTTTATAGCTCTTAATGATTTACCGTTGAAAGAAGAAATACAAGAATGCATGATGAAATATGTTGGGATTGTGCGAACTGAGAAAAATTTATCATATGCTCAGAGATGGTTTAGTAGGTACGGTGTGCGAAATATGATCTTACAATATGATGCACTTACAAATGAAGAGATAACGCTTATTAATATGTTAACAGTTTGTGAGCTTATAACAGTATCAGCTTTGCAAAGAGAAGACAGTATTGGTGGTCATTATCGCATTGATTATCCAGAAAGAAATAGCGTGAAAAAAGAGATTATCCGAGTGAGAAGAAAACTACAACTTGTTTAA
- the nadC gene encoding carboxylating nicotinate-nucleotide diphosphorylase yields MNTLKVKEALNRFFLEDIGERDVTSQLIFPDNALAKGTFLVKDTGVFAGCLVIEEGFKLIDQRIGVELHKKDGDLVEKGEIIATVQGPIASLLTAERVILNVIQRMSGIATMTRKAVFALDSSHTRICDTRKTMPGLRMFDKYAVVCGGGFNHRFGLYDGVMIKDNHIAFAGSITKAVTSVKERLGHMVKVEVETETEAQVREAVEAGADVIMFDNRTPEEIREFSKIVPSAIVTEASGGITIEDLSKYGKTGVDYISLGALTHSVKALDISFNIEA; encoded by the coding sequence ATGAATACGTTAAAAGTTAAGGAAGCATTAAATCGATTTTTTCTAGAAGATATAGGAGAAAGAGATGTAACATCTCAGCTTATCTTTCCCGATAATGCACTTGCGAAAGGAACGTTTCTTGTAAAGGATACAGGGGTATTTGCAGGGTGCTTAGTAATTGAAGAAGGATTTAAATTAATTGATCAGAGAATTGGAGTTGAACTTCATAAAAAAGATGGGGATCTTGTAGAAAAAGGAGAAATAATTGCAACCGTGCAAGGCCCAATCGCATCATTATTAACGGCAGAGCGCGTTATATTAAACGTTATTCAGCGTATGAGCGGGATAGCGACGATGACACGTAAGGCGGTTTTTGCTTTAGATAGCAGTCATACACGCATTTGTGATACGAGAAAAACGATGCCAGGACTACGTATGTTTGATAAATATGCTGTAGTATGCGGGGGCGGATTTAACCACAGATTCGGTTTATATGATGGTGTCATGATTAAAGACAATCATATTGCTTTTGCTGGCTCGATTACAAAAGCTGTTACATCGGTGAAAGAAAGATTGGGACATATGGTGAAAGTAGAAGTCGAAACAGAGACAGAGGCGCAAGTAAGAGAAGCAGTAGAGGCCGGCGCAGATGTTATTATGTTCGATAATCGTACGCCAGAAGAGATTCGTGAGTTTTCAAAAATTGTACCAAGTGCCATCGTCACGGAGGCTTCAGGTGGTATTACAATTGAAGATTTATCAAAATACGGAAAAACAGGGGTAGATTATATTTCACTTGGAGCGTTAACACATTCAGTGAAAGCACTTGATATTAGTTTTAATATTGAGGCCTAA
- the nadA gene encoding quinolinate synthase NadA, which produces MGILEKVQPIEVMLPERYQTMSILEMEERVREIKEKMGALLFIPGHHYQKDEVVQFSDAAGDSLQLAQVAANNKEAKYIVFCGVHFMAETADMLTTDDQIVILPDMRAGCSMADMADIEQTERAWKELAKLFGDTMIPLTYVNSTAAIKAFCGRNGGATVTSSNAKQMVSWAFTQKERLVFLPDQHLGRNTAYDLGIPLEKMAVWNPHTDSLEYDGDIEEIQVILWKGHCSVHQNFTVKNIENVRKNHPDMNIIVHPECCYEVVAASDYAGSTKYIIDMIEAAPAGSKWAIGTEMNLVNRIIQQHPDKEIISLNPFMCPCLTMNRIDLPHLLWVLENIERGEQINVIRVEKQVTEEAVLALNRMLERV; this is translated from the coding sequence ATGGGTATTTTAGAGAAAGTTCAGCCAATCGAAGTAATGTTACCAGAGCGTTATCAAACGATGTCTATATTAGAGATGGAAGAGCGTGTCCGTGAAATTAAAGAAAAAATGGGGGCATTACTATTTATTCCAGGACATCATTATCAAAAAGATGAAGTGGTGCAATTTTCAGATGCAGCAGGGGACTCACTTCAACTCGCGCAAGTTGCAGCGAATAATAAAGAGGCAAAATATATTGTGTTTTGTGGTGTGCACTTTATGGCAGAAACGGCAGATATGTTAACGACAGATGATCAAATTGTCATCTTACCAGATATGCGTGCCGGCTGTTCTATGGCAGATATGGCAGATATTGAACAAACAGAAAGAGCGTGGAAAGAGCTCGCGAAATTATTTGGGGATACGATGATTCCATTAACGTATGTAAATTCAACAGCTGCGATCAAAGCGTTTTGTGGTCGTAATGGAGGGGCAACAGTAACCTCTTCTAATGCAAAACAAATGGTGTCTTGGGCGTTTACACAAAAAGAGCGTCTCGTCTTTTTACCAGACCAACATTTAGGAAGAAATACAGCGTATGATTTAGGTATTCCGTTAGAAAAAATGGCAGTGTGGAACCCGCATACAGATTCATTAGAGTACGATGGAGATATAGAAGAAATTCAAGTGATTTTATGGAAAGGCCATTGTTCTGTTCATCAAAACTTCACTGTGAAAAATATTGAAAATGTGCGAAAAAATCATCCGGATATGAATATTATTGTTCACCCTGAATGTTGTTATGAAGTGGTTGCTGCTTCTGATTATGCAGGATCAACGAAATATATTATTGATATGATTGAAGCAGCTCCGGCGGGAAGTAAGTGGGCGATTGGTACAGAGATGAATTTAGTGAACCGAATTATTCAGCAACATCCAGATAAAGAAATTATTTCGCTAAATCCGTTTATGTGTCCTTGCTTAACGATGAACCGAATTGACTTACCTCACCTGTTATGGGTACTTGAGAACATAGAAAGAGGAGAACAAATTAACGTTATTCGTGTAGAGAAACAAGTAACAGAAGAGGCAGTTCTTGCATTAAATCGTATGTTAGAGCGCGTTTAA